Proteins from a single region of Gossypium arboreum isolate Shixiya-1 chromosome 1, ASM2569848v2, whole genome shotgun sequence:
- the LOC108481493 gene encoding phospholipase A1-Ibeta2, chloroplastic-like, producing the protein MQIGVNSTVPAQNLLVFQSKRASFKCRKSPLNSLSTESTRKHLSNLEKLLQKTNQTDSDQVTKPLTNGSISIKRKGLLEGLKLWDIKPEMKAAEEMSPSHLNRLQRLLSKTMEYSPRNNLGSRWREYHGCNDWSGLLDPLDENLRREVVRYGEFVQAAYHGFHSNPAMPVDEAPLPRHVALPDRSYKVTKSLYATSSVGLPKWVDDMAPNLGWMTQRSSWIGFVAVCDDRREIQRMGRRDIVIALRGTATCLEWTENFRAQLVRIPGSDDSNERVECGFLSLHETRGAHVPSLAESVVQEVQRLIEMYKGETLSITITGHSLGAALSLLVADEISSCAPQVPPIAVFSFGGPRVGNKNFVQRLNQKNVKVLRIVNNQDLITRVPGVFIGDNNSWAYTHVGTELRVDTKMSPYLKPDADIACCHDLEAYLHLVDGFSSSNCPFRSNAKRSLVKLVNEQRSNVKQLYTHKALSLNLDRDRLNVPIPSCLPSPSR; encoded by the coding sequence ATGCAGATCGGTGTTAACTCGACCGTCCCGGCTCAGAACTTGCTCGTTTTCCAATCCAAACGGGCAAGCTTCAAGTGCCGGAAATCACCTCTTAACTCATTGTCTACTGAGTCAACTCGGAAACATCTTTCCAACCTCGAAAAACTCCTTCAGAAAACGAACCAAACCGACTCAGACCAAGTTACCAAACCCCTCACAAATGGGTCTATTAGTATCAAACGTAAGGGTTTACTCGAAGGGCTGAAGCTTTGGGATATTAAACCGGAAATGAAAGCCGCCGAAGAAATGTCACCGAGTCACTTGAATCGGCTTCAAAGGCTTTTATCGAAAACCATGGAGTATTCTCCGAGGAACAATCTCGGTTCACGTTGGAGAGAGTATCATGGTTGTAATGATTGGTCCGGTTTACTTGACCCGCTCGATGAGAATCTCCGGCGAGAAGTGGTTCGATATGGGGAATTCGTTCAAGCGGCTTACCATGGTTTTCATTCAAACCCGGCCATGCCGGTCGACGAAGCTCCTTTACCGAGACACGTGGCGTTGCCTGATAGGTCATATAAGGTGACGAAGAGCCTTTATGCGACGTCGTCTGTTGGGTTACCGAAATGGGTTGACGATATGGCTCCGAATCTTGGGTGGATGACCCAACGATCTAGTTGGATCGGATTCGTAGCGGTTTGTGATGACCGGCGAGAGATTCAACGTATGGGAAGGAGGGATATTGTTATTGCTCTACGTGGAACCGCTACGTGTCTTGAATGGACCGAGAATTTTAGAGCTCAATTGGTTCGAATCCCGGGTTCAGACGACTCGAACGAACGGGTTGAATGTGGGTTCCTGAGCTTACACGAAACACGTGGAGCTCACGTGCCTAGCTTAGCTGAATCAGTTGTTCAAGAAGTACAGAGATTGATAGAAATGTATAAAGGTGAAACCTTAAGTATTACAATCACAGGGCATAGCCTTGGGGCTGCACTATCTCTTTTAGTTGCTGATGAGATAAGTTCATGTGCACCTCAAGTGCCGCCGATCGCGGTCTTTTCATTCGGAGGGCCTCGGGTCGGTAACAAAAACTTCGTCCAGCGCCTTAATCAAAAAAATGTTAAGGTATTACGAATTGTAAATAATCAAGATCTGATCACTAGAGTTCCGGGTGTATTTATTGGCGACAATAACTCATGGGCATATACCCATGTCGGGACGGAATTGAGGGTTGATACTAAAATGTCGCCTTACTTGAAACCAGATGCTGACATAGCATGTTGTCACGATTTGGAGGCTTATTTACATTTGGTGGATGGTTTTTCATCGTCGAATTGTCCTTTTAGGTCGAATGCGAAGAGAAGTTTAGTGAAATTGGTTAATGAACAAAGATCAAATGTGAAACAATTGTATACACACAAGGCATTAAGTTTGAACCTTGATAGGGATAGGTTAAATGTCCCTATACCTAGTTGTTTGCCTAGCCCATCTCGATAa